Proteins co-encoded in one Nitratireductor kimnyeongensis genomic window:
- the recQ gene encoding DNA helicase RecQ, with product MTADPTHILKTVYGYESFRGRQAEIVDHVIAGHNAFVLMPTGGGKSLCYQIPALCRPGLGLIVSPLIALMADQVAALKQAGIRAAALNSNLPPEARQAIWRAMGNGSLDILYVSPETLLRPTVLDRLKQVPLSLVAIDEAHCLSQWGHDFRPHYRQLDALVTEFPDTPRMALTATADAPTRAEIIAHLDISEGDSFIAGFDRPNIHYAIEEKDNPRRQLQRFLEKHKDESGIVYCLSKRKTDETAAWLQSQGYNALAYHAGMDREAREANQTRFQREEAVIMVATIAFGMGIDKPDVRFVAHLDLPGSIEAYYQETGRAGRDGLPSEAMMLYGFDDIALRRRFIDESDASDQRKRMEMQKLDTLLGLAETAQCRRQVLLNYFGDHCEPCGNCDTCANPPERFDGSIAVQKALSCIYRTGERFGQAYIVSVLLGADDERIARFGHDQISTYGIGKEHDQRTWRSILRQMVAHGFVDVDFSGHGGLSISERGAQFLREKPTLMLRVPRPAAKGKNRRSSGNEAATALAPADAELFRALREKRIEIARAQNLPPYVIFHDRTLIELATARPASRRAMAGISGIGEAKLDRYGEAFLDVIAGHG from the coding sequence GTGACCGCTGATCCGACCCATATCCTCAAAACTGTCTATGGATACGAAAGCTTTCGAGGACGCCAGGCCGAAATCGTCGACCACGTCATCGCCGGCCATAACGCGTTCGTTCTGATGCCGACGGGTGGCGGAAAGTCGCTCTGCTATCAGATCCCCGCACTCTGCCGTCCCGGCCTCGGCCTTATTGTCTCGCCGCTCATCGCACTCATGGCCGATCAGGTCGCTGCATTGAAACAAGCCGGCATTAGGGCGGCCGCGCTCAATTCAAACCTCCCCCCCGAAGCCCGCCAGGCCATCTGGCGCGCCATGGGCAACGGGTCGCTCGACATTCTGTATGTGTCGCCGGAAACCCTGCTGCGCCCTACGGTCCTGGACCGGCTGAAACAGGTTCCCCTGTCGCTCGTCGCTATCGACGAGGCCCACTGTCTCTCCCAATGGGGCCATGATTTTCGCCCGCATTACCGCCAGCTGGACGCACTGGTCACCGAATTTCCCGACACGCCCCGCATGGCGCTCACGGCAACGGCCGATGCGCCCACCCGCGCGGAAATCATCGCCCATCTGGACATTTCCGAGGGCGACAGTTTCATCGCCGGTTTCGACCGCCCCAACATCCATTACGCGATCGAGGAAAAGGACAACCCGCGCCGTCAGCTCCAGCGCTTTCTGGAAAAGCACAAGGATGAGAGCGGCATCGTCTACTGCCTGTCCAAGCGAAAAACAGACGAAACCGCCGCCTGGCTCCAGTCGCAGGGCTACAACGCGCTCGCCTATCATGCAGGCATGGACCGCGAGGCGCGCGAAGCCAACCAGACACGTTTCCAGCGCGAGGAAGCGGTCATCATGGTCGCCACCATCGCGTTCGGCATGGGCATCGACAAGCCAGATGTGCGCTTCGTCGCCCATCTCGATCTGCCCGGCAGCATCGAGGCCTATTATCAGGAGACGGGCCGCGCCGGCCGCGATGGCCTGCCATCGGAAGCTATGATGCTCTATGGTTTCGACGATATCGCGTTACGCCGCCGGTTTATCGACGAATCCGACGCATCCGACCAGCGCAAGCGCATGGAGATGCAGAAGCTGGACACGCTTCTCGGCCTGGCCGAAACCGCTCAGTGCCGCCGCCAGGTGCTGCTCAACTATTTCGGCGACCATTGCGAACCCTGCGGCAACTGCGACACCTGCGCCAATCCGCCAGAACGTTTCGACGGTTCCATCGCTGTGCAAAAGGCGCTGTCCTGCATCTACCGCACCGGCGAGCGCTTCGGGCAGGCTTATATCGTCTCCGTGCTGCTTGGCGCAGACGACGAGCGCATCGCGCGTTTCGGGCACGACCAGATTTCTACCTACGGGATCGGCAAGGAACACGACCAGCGCACCTGGCGCTCCATCCTCCGCCAGATGGTTGCCCACGGCTTTGTCGATGTCGATTTCAGCGGACATGGCGGCCTTTCCATTTCCGAGCGCGGCGCGCAGTTCCTGCGAGAAAAACCAACGCTGATGCTGCGCGTGCCTCGTCCGGCTGCGAAAGGCAAAAACCGCCGCTCGTCCGGCAATGAAGCCGCCACGGCCCTGGCCCCGGCGGATGCCGAACTGTTCAGGGCATTGCGTGAAAAACGCATCGAGATCGCACGGGCTCAAAACCTGCCGCCCTATGTCATTTTCCACGACCGAACGCTGATCGAGCTGGCCACGGCTCGCCCCGCCTCACGCCGCGCGATGGCAGGCATCTCCGGCATCGGCGAAGCCAAGCTCGACCGTTATGGCGAGGCCTTTCTGGATGTGATCGCAGGCCACGGGTGA
- a CDS encoding universal stress protein, which yields MSYKTILAILQSEADAPRVLDLTLPLAARHRSHVIGLHAEALPMVMASPMGGPVVDLSVDMHEEAGRRHAVIRELFNERARKEDISNEWRGFDSVSGDSAISGIESARSVDLVIAQQTDPDAAGAMEANVEALLFESGRPVLFVPYIHKAREAEFNKILLAWNGSRQAARAAFDALPFLKEADSVEVFCIDPQDTPRRDASMAGTAIATALARHEIDVTVKVEQSGGVSHGEILENRVSDTGADLLVMGAFGRSRLREFVFGGATRTILQSMTVPTFMAH from the coding sequence ATGAGCTACAAAACCATTCTCGCGATTCTTCAAAGCGAAGCTGACGCCCCACGCGTCCTCGACCTCACCCTGCCTCTGGCGGCCCGTCACCGAAGCCACGTGATCGGGCTTCACGCGGAAGCCCTGCCGATGGTCATGGCTTCTCCCATGGGTGGCCCGGTGGTCGACCTGAGTGTCGACATGCACGAAGAGGCAGGCCGCCGCCACGCCGTCATTCGAGAGCTGTTCAATGAGCGTGCGCGCAAGGAAGATATCAGCAATGAATGGCGCGGCTTCGACAGCGTATCAGGCGATTCCGCCATCTCTGGCATTGAAAGCGCCCGCAGTGTGGATCTGGTCATCGCCCAGCAGACCGATCCGGACGCCGCAGGCGCCATGGAAGCCAATGTCGAGGCGCTGCTGTTCGAAAGCGGGCGGCCGGTTCTTTTCGTCCCCTATATCCACAAGGCGCGCGAAGCGGAATTCAACAAGATCTTGCTTGCCTGGAACGGCAGCCGGCAGGCAGCAAGGGCGGCCTTCGATGCATTGCCCTTCTTGAAGGAGGCGGACAGCGTTGAGGTATTCTGCATCGATCCGCAGGACACGCCCCGTCGCGATGCCTCCATGGCTGGCACAGCAATAGCCACCGCTTTGGCCCGCCACGAGATCGATGTCACCGTCAAGGTGGAGCAGTCTGGTGGCGTTTCCCACGGAGAGATTCTCGAAAATCGGGTCTCCGATACTGGCGCCGACCTTCTCGTCATGGGAGCGTTCGGACGGTCGAGGTTGCGGGAGTTCGTTTTTGGCGGCGCCACCCGGACGATTTTGCAGAGCATGACCGTGCCAACATTCATGGCGCATTGA
- a CDS encoding NUDIX hydrolase, with the protein MTETVRRLFGGNPRRVQAAALPWRAKADGDGIEIMLVTSRGTGRWVLPKGWSEGPETLAMAAEREAREEAGVLGHASENEIGRFYYHKLDGTGVEWPCEVAVIPLEVTEERSKWPERKQRTRQWFTPQEAATAVQEPDLGELLVQFAHNPREIAA; encoded by the coding sequence TTGACCGAAACGGTCCGGCGTCTGTTCGGCGGCAATCCCCGCCGGGTGCAGGCAGCGGCCCTGCCGTGGCGTGCGAAGGCCGACGGTGACGGCATTGAGATCATGCTCGTGACCAGCCGTGGCACCGGTCGCTGGGTCTTGCCCAAAGGGTGGTCGGAAGGCCCCGAAACGCTAGCCATGGCTGCAGAACGCGAAGCGCGTGAGGAGGCCGGGGTGCTTGGCCACGCCAGCGAGAATGAGATCGGACGCTTCTATTACCACAAGCTCGACGGAACCGGTGTCGAATGGCCCTGCGAGGTTGCCGTCATTCCTCTTGAAGTCACGGAAGAGCGTTCCAAATGGCCGGAACGCAAGCAGCGAACCCGCCAGTGGTTCACGCCTCAGGAGGCAGCCACCGCTGTCCAGGAACCGGACCTGGGCGAGCTTCTCGTACAATTCGCTCACAATCCACGGGAAATCGCGGCCTAA
- the wrbA gene encoding NAD(P)H:quinone oxidoreductase: MTKILVLYYSSWGHMEAMAKAAAEGARDAGADVTIKRVPELVPDEVAKKAHYKLDQEAPVAEPDELADYDGFIFGISTRYGMMASQIKNFLDQTGSLWADGKLIDKPATVMSSTATQHGGAEMALASTQLALQHHGMLIVPLSYAYQDQQGNDKVRGGAPYGMTTTTNGDGSRMPSQQELEGAKFQGKRLAEITAKLAA, translated from the coding sequence ATGACCAAAATTCTGGTTCTTTACTATTCGAGCTGGGGGCATATGGAAGCCATGGCAAAGGCAGCGGCTGAGGGCGCACGGGACGCCGGTGCCGACGTGACCATAAAGCGTGTGCCAGAACTGGTGCCCGATGAGGTGGCAAAGAAGGCGCACTACAAGCTCGACCAGGAAGCACCTGTCGCGGAACCTGATGAGCTTGCCGATTATGACGGCTTCATATTCGGCATTTCGACGCGCTATGGCATGATGGCTTCGCAGATCAAGAATTTCCTGGATCAGACCGGGTCGCTTTGGGCAGATGGCAAGTTGATCGACAAGCCTGCCACAGTGATGTCTTCAACCGCGACGCAGCATGGGGGCGCAGAGATGGCGCTGGCTTCTACGCAGCTTGCCCTCCAACACCACGGGATGCTGATTGTGCCATTGTCCTATGCCTATCAGGATCAGCAGGGCAACGACAAGGTACGGGGAGGCGCGCCCTACGGCATGACCACGACCACAAATGGTGATGGCTCCCGAATGCCTTCCCAACAAGAGCTTGAGGGCGCAAAATTCCAGGGCAAGCGGTTGGCCGAGATCACTGCAAAGCTGGCAGCCTGA
- the gpt gene encoding xanthine phosphoribosyltransferase, whose product MSLPEKAFPVSWDQFHRDARALAWRLAGANGSWKAIVCITRGGLVPAAVISRELGIRLIETVCVASYHDYSEQGDLHVLKEINPELLKEDGENVLIVDDLTDTGKTAAIVRAMMPKAHFATVYAKPKGRPLVDTFVTEVSQDTWIYFPWDMGFSYQKPIAEDQRG is encoded by the coding sequence ATGTCCCTTCCTGAAAAAGCCTTCCCTGTCTCATGGGATCAGTTTCACCGTGATGCGCGGGCCCTTGCATGGCGGCTCGCTGGCGCGAATGGCAGCTGGAAAGCCATCGTGTGCATCACGCGCGGAGGACTCGTGCCCGCAGCCGTCATTTCGCGAGAGTTGGGCATTCGACTGATCGAAACTGTTTGCGTCGCTTCCTATCACGACTACTCCGAGCAGGGTGATCTTCACGTGTTGAAGGAAATCAATCCGGAACTGCTCAAGGAAGATGGCGAAAACGTTCTGATTGTCGACGACCTGACTGACACGGGAAAGACCGCGGCCATCGTGCGCGCCATGATGCCCAAGGCGCATTTTGCGACTGTCTATGCCAAGCCCAAAGGGCGTCCCCTTGTCGACACCTTCGTGACGGAGGTTTCACAGGATACCTGGATCTATTTCCCCTGGGATATGGGTTTCTCGTACCAGAAGCCGATCGCGGAAGACCAGCGTGGCTGA
- a CDS encoding autotransporter outer membrane beta-barrel domain-containing protein: protein MHSRTSSKKLTAILLSGSALASVLGWPVSSAHAACSLVPTAGNDVFICDSGTHGGNLVDLSGDNSLTMPAGGTGIINGDVTFGPGVDTVEVHSGAINGQLQQGDGIDDFIMTGGQIDSLNQGGHFDTFFMSDGHIVNYFDDGDEAVMTGGRIGRVDMKLANNIFDMSGGTIDGNLVAGFGHDTIILSGGSIGGNISVSGGTDRVTITGGSVGGDIRLSVGSDTLLWDGGGSIGGDVDMGGDDDTATLRNLNDTNLAGMNAFLGGLGTDDLTLEGVVTDTPDRFQTLETVNVNAASALTFAGGETLTLGDSGTGTGTVNIDASSTLFGGSANGGINAFGAGQRANVRNAGTIDLTNGGDSATDTFTITGDYHGDDGKLSLNTVLGDDTSSSDKLVIAEGSAGGSTGISIVNAGGSGGATVQDGIMVVEATGSGTTAAGAFSLNDRVAVGAFEYQLYRGGVSAGTQENWYLRSTIVNPTSPTVPQPAPGPVTPPTPGATPVTGGTVALYRPEVAAYSAVPPALQHLAASTLGTFHERRGAQPFLRDGDAVLPASWGRFFGQNVESNWDGTVAPGFDGSLFGFQLGQDLIERDSGNGHVDRAGIFLSHARLNGDTTGQAVGWNDMAVGELDLHGTSLGGYWTHVAPDGWYLDGVVMGTWFGGETRSSAGEAIDVDGAGIAASVETGYPVAINDRWNLEPQAQLIWQHLSLDNQSDRFSTVTFETNDVVTGRLGMRFEGDFQTEGGRGLKPYFKANLWHTFSADQNLHFDGDAITTELEGTSLELGAGLVANLTKQVGLFATADYTTNIGGEKKEIFEGNLGLSITW, encoded by the coding sequence ATGCATTCCCGCACATCAAGCAAGAAATTGACCGCGATTCTATTATCCGGAAGCGCTCTTGCGAGCGTGCTCGGTTGGCCGGTTTCCAGCGCACACGCCGCCTGCAGTCTCGTGCCGACAGCCGGCAACGATGTGTTCATCTGCGACAGCGGAACGCACGGCGGCAACCTGGTGGACCTTTCAGGAGACAATTCCCTTACAATGCCTGCTGGTGGCACCGGCATCATAAATGGCGACGTGACATTCGGTCCCGGCGTTGACACGGTCGAGGTGCATTCGGGCGCGATCAACGGACAGCTCCAACAGGGCGACGGCATCGATGATTTCATCATGACCGGAGGCCAGATTGACAGCCTGAACCAGGGCGGACATTTCGATACATTCTTCATGTCCGATGGCCACATCGTCAATTACTTCGACGACGGCGACGAAGCGGTCATGACCGGAGGGCGCATCGGTCGTGTCGATATGAAGCTCGCCAACAACATTTTCGATATGTCTGGTGGCACCATCGATGGCAATCTTGTCGCCGGGTTCGGGCACGACACGATCATCCTGTCCGGTGGCTCCATCGGTGGCAACATCAGTGTCAGCGGAGGCACAGATCGCGTCACAATCACCGGCGGTTCTGTTGGCGGCGACATCCGGTTGAGCGTGGGATCCGACACGCTTCTGTGGGATGGTGGCGGCAGCATCGGCGGCGATGTGGATATGGGCGGTGACGACGATACCGCAACGCTACGCAACCTGAACGATACCAATCTCGCGGGCATGAATGCGTTTCTCGGTGGCCTTGGCACCGATGACTTGACACTCGAAGGCGTGGTGACCGACACCCCCGACCGTTTCCAGACACTGGAAACCGTCAATGTGAACGCAGCATCCGCACTGACATTCGCGGGCGGTGAAACACTCACCCTCGGCGACAGCGGGACGGGCACCGGCACCGTGAACATCGATGCATCCAGCACTCTGTTCGGCGGCTCTGCAAATGGCGGCATCAATGCGTTCGGCGCCGGCCAGCGCGCGAATGTTCGCAATGCCGGCACCATCGATCTGACCAATGGCGGCGACAGTGCAACCGATACTTTCACCATCACCGGCGATTACCACGGAGATGACGGCAAACTCTCTTTGAACACGGTGCTGGGAGACGATACATCTTCCTCAGACAAGCTGGTGATTGCCGAGGGGAGCGCTGGCGGTTCCACCGGCATTTCTATCGTCAATGCCGGCGGCAGCGGCGGCGCTACGGTTCAGGACGGGATCATGGTCGTCGAGGCCACGGGAAGCGGCACGACTGCCGCCGGAGCCTTCTCCCTCAATGACCGCGTCGCGGTCGGTGCATTCGAGTATCAACTGTATAGAGGTGGTGTTTCAGCCGGGACGCAGGAAAACTGGTATCTGCGCTCGACCATCGTCAACCCGACCTCGCCCACTGTGCCGCAGCCCGCTCCGGGGCCGGTCACGCCTCCCACTCCAGGCGCGACCCCTGTGACAGGCGGGACGGTAGCACTCTATCGTCCGGAGGTAGCAGCCTATTCCGCCGTTCCACCCGCCCTGCAGCATCTCGCAGCGTCCACGCTTGGGACGTTCCATGAAAGACGCGGTGCGCAACCATTTCTGCGGGATGGCGATGCGGTTTTGCCAGCGAGCTGGGGGCGGTTTTTCGGCCAGAACGTGGAAAGCAATTGGGATGGCACCGTCGCACCGGGTTTTGACGGCAGCTTGTTTGGCTTTCAACTTGGTCAGGACCTGATCGAAAGGGATAGCGGCAATGGTCACGTGGATCGAGCCGGAATCTTTCTCAGTCATGCACGATTGAACGGTGACACCACTGGTCAGGCCGTTGGCTGGAATGACATGGCGGTCGGCGAACTCGATTTGCATGGCACCAGCCTGGGCGGCTACTGGACGCATGTTGCGCCCGATGGCTGGTATCTGGATGGCGTGGTGATGGGCACCTGGTTTGGCGGAGAGACACGATCCAGCGCCGGCGAGGCCATTGATGTGGATGGGGCCGGTATCGCAGCCTCTGTCGAGACAGGTTACCCCGTCGCCATCAACGATCGCTGGAACCTGGAGCCGCAGGCCCAGTTGATCTGGCAACATCTTTCCCTCGACAACCAAAGCGACCGATTTTCGACCGTCACCTTCGAAACGAACGACGTCGTGACCGGGCGGTTGGGAATGCGTTTTGAGGGAGATTTTCAAACCGAAGGTGGTCGCGGCCTGAAACCATATTTCAAGGCCAATCTCTGGCACACATTCTCGGCAGATCAGAACCTGCATTTCGATGGAGATGCGATCACAACAGAGCTCGAAGGCACATCACTTGAACTTGGTGCAGGGCTTGTCGCGAACCTCACCAAACAGGTGGGCCTTTTTGCAACTGCCGATTACACAACGAACATCGGCGGTGAGAAGAAGGAAATATTCGAGGGCAATCTGGGCCTGAGCATCACGTGGTAA
- a CDS encoding inorganic phosphate transporter — translation MSETATNPRKQTLDKDLDKLVHVEEATTTVARGLVAPGLGLLFLALTAIFAATYTFGEPRAVIIIAAAAIGAYMALNIGANDVANNVGPAVGAKAMTLGGALLIAAVFESAGALIAGGDVVDTISKGIIDPAAVGTPEAFVRAMMAALISSALWINLATWIGAPVSTTHSVVGGVMGAGVAAAGFSSVDWSTMMQIAASWVVSPLVGGVIAALFLACIKTAIIYQDDKISAARRWLPLLIAIMAGAFATYLTLKGLKKVFPVSGMGAGIIGLAFFAVTWFLAHLFVHAQSEGLENRNQSLRSLFKVPLVISAALLSFAHGANDVANAVGPLAAIVFTVHESSVNTTVTIPLWVMIIGAAGISIGLVLFGPKLIRMVGEQITKLNPMRAFCVALSAAITVIIASGLGLPISSTHTAVGAVFGVGFFREWYTAHSKRRRAYLERKGVRLKADNGASDDDDLEIELQKTSREEIARRKLVRRAHVRTIIAAWVTTVPAAALLSAGIFLVLDFIS, via the coding sequence ATGAGCGAAACCGCCACCAACCCGCGCAAACAGACCCTCGACAAGGACCTGGACAAGCTGGTTCATGTGGAGGAGGCCACGACAACCGTCGCTCGCGGGCTGGTCGCACCGGGCCTTGGCCTGCTTTTTCTGGCGCTCACCGCCATATTCGCCGCCACTTACACCTTTGGCGAACCACGCGCGGTCATTATCATTGCCGCCGCCGCGATCGGCGCATACATGGCGCTGAACATCGGCGCCAATGATGTCGCCAACAATGTTGGCCCGGCTGTGGGCGCAAAGGCCATGACTCTCGGTGGCGCATTGTTGATCGCTGCCGTTTTCGAAAGCGCCGGCGCACTGATTGCCGGCGGCGATGTTGTTGACACGATTTCCAAAGGCATCATCGACCCGGCCGCGGTGGGAACACCCGAGGCGTTTGTTCGGGCCATGATGGCCGCTCTCATCTCTTCGGCACTATGGATCAACCTCGCCACCTGGATCGGCGCTCCGGTTTCGACGACGCATTCGGTTGTCGGCGGTGTCATGGGCGCTGGTGTTGCAGCTGCAGGTTTTTCTTCGGTAGACTGGTCGACGATGATGCAGATCGCCGCGAGCTGGGTGGTCTCCCCCCTGGTCGGCGGCGTTATCGCAGCTCTTTTCCTCGCTTGTATCAAAACCGCCATCATTTATCAGGACGATAAGATTTCGGCAGCGCGGCGCTGGTTGCCGCTTTTGATCGCCATCATGGCCGGAGCTTTCGCCACCTATCTTACCCTCAAGGGGCTGAAGAAGGTGTTTCCCGTCAGCGGCATGGGTGCCGGGATCATCGGCCTCGCCTTTTTCGCGGTCACCTGGTTTCTCGCTCATCTGTTCGTACATGCCCAGTCCGAGGGTCTAGAGAACCGCAATCAGTCTCTGCGCAGCCTCTTCAAGGTCCCACTGGTCATCTCGGCTGCCCTCCTCTCATTCGCTCATGGAGCGAATGACGTTGCGAATGCTGTCGGTCCCCTTGCCGCCATCGTTTTCACCGTTCACGAAAGCTCTGTGAACACCACCGTCACAATCCCCCTGTGGGTGATGATCATCGGCGCTGCAGGCATTTCGATCGGTCTCGTCCTTTTCGGGCCCAAACTCATTCGCATGGTCGGCGAGCAGATCACGAAGCTCAATCCGATGCGTGCGTTCTGCGTCGCCCTATCGGCCGCCATCACCGTTATCATCGCCTCCGGTCTCGGCCTGCCCATCAGTTCCACCCATACCGCAGTCGGCGCGGTGTTCGGCGTCGGCTTTTTCCGTGAGTGGTACACGGCCCATTCCAAGCGCCGTCGCGCCTATCTCGAGCGCAAGGGCGTTCGTCTCAAAGCGGACAATGGCGCCAGCGATGACGACGATCTGGAAATCGAATTGCAGAAAACATCTCGCGAAGAGATTGCTCGGCGCAAACTGGTGCGTCGTGCGCATGTCCGCACCATCATTGCTGCATGGGTGACAACGGTCCCGGCGGCAGCGCTACTTTCAGCCGGCATTTTCCTGGTACTCGACTTCATCAGCTGA
- a CDS encoding competence/damage-inducible protein A gives MSELVTAGMVVIGDEILSGRTKDRNIGHLADMLTAVGIELREVRIVSDDEAAIVEAVNALRVRNTYVFTTGGIGPTHDDITADSIARAFGRPCDYDEKAYHLLEKHYASRGTEFSEARKRMARMPVGVEHIENPISVAPGFRVENVYVMAGVPAIFQAMLDNVIPTLKTGAKLISETVPSSQSEGAIGGPLGEIQAAHPETIIGSYPKYQDGTFWTEIVVRSRSAEALATAVDEIRAMLASIPDRQRAKG, from the coding sequence ATGAGTGAGCTTGTAACGGCCGGTATGGTGGTCATCGGCGACGAAATTCTGTCAGGCCGAACCAAAGACAGAAATATCGGCCACCTCGCGGACATGCTGACAGCGGTCGGCATAGAGCTAAGGGAAGTGCGTATCGTCTCCGATGATGAGGCGGCGATTGTCGAAGCGGTGAATGCCCTGCGCGTCCGCAACACATACGTGTTCACCACGGGAGGCATCGGCCCGACCCATGACGATATCACCGCTGATTCCATCGCCCGAGCCTTCGGAAGGCCATGCGATTACGACGAAAAGGCTTATCACCTTCTTGAAAAGCATTACGCCAGTCGAGGGACTGAATTTTCTGAGGCCCGCAAACGCATGGCACGCATGCCGGTTGGGGTCGAGCACATTGAAAACCCGATTTCTGTTGCGCCCGGCTTCCGCGTCGAGAATGTTTACGTGATGGCAGGTGTGCCGGCGATTTTTCAGGCCATGCTCGACAACGTGATCCCCACCTTGAAGACGGGCGCGAAGCTCATTTCGGAAACCGTCCCCTCCTCGCAGTCCGAAGGTGCGATCGGCGGTCCGCTGGGTGAAATCCAGGCGGCGCATCCCGAAACCATCATCGGCTCCTATCCAAAATATCAGGATGGCACCTTCTGGACCGAGATCGTCGTTCGCTCTCGCTCAGCCGAGGCGCTTGCCACTGCTGTCGATGAGATCCGTGCTATGCTCGCCTCCATTCCGGACAGGCAGAGGGCAAAAGGTTGA